GCCAATCAACGTCGGTGACGTCGACGCGGGCGGCACAGACCGTCCGGACCGTCCGGCAGCGGGCGGTGGCGGTGGCGGCGGGTCCGGTGGGTCCAGCGCGGAAGGTGAGCAGGTCACCGCCGAGATGCAGGGGACTATCCTGGAGGTCAACGTCGACGAAGGCGACGAGGTAGAGGCCGGCGACGTGCTCTGTGTCCTGGAGGCGATGAAGATGGAGAACGACATCGTCACCGAGCGCAGCGGCACCATCAACGAGGTGGTCATCGGCGAGGGCGAGTCCGTCGACATGGGCGACCTCATGTTCGTCATCGGCTAACTGTTCGGTCGTCGGGTCACTCTCGCCACGCGGTTTTTATCTCCCCCTGTCGAACCGTCGAGTATGAACGAGACACGACACCGGGTTCTGGAGGCGCTGGCCGACGGGCCGGTCTCCGGGCCGGCACTGGCCGAGGCGCTCGGCGTCTCCCGTGCGGCCGTCTGGAAGCACGTCGAGGGACTGCGCGAGAGCGGATTCGACGTCGAGAGCGGGGACGACGGGTACCGGTTGGCGTCGGTCCCGGAGTTCGGCGGCGCCGCAGTAGCGTACGAGCTCGGCGCCCCCTTCGAGGTCGAGTACCACGACAGCATCCCGAGCACGAACGCCCGCGCTCGCGACCTGGCTGCCGAGGGAGCGACCGACGTGGTGGTGCTGGCCGACGAACAGACCGGCGGCCGCGGCCGACTCGACCGCGCGTGGTCGTCGCCGAGCGGCGGCATCTGGCTCTCGTTGCTCTTCCGTCCGGACGCGCCGATGGCGCACGCCCCGGTGTTCACGCTCGCCGCAGCCGTCGCCGTCACCCGGGCCGCTCGCGGGGCCGGCGTCGACGCCACCATCAAGTGGCCGAACGACGTGCTCGTCGACGACCGGAAGCTCGTCGGTATCCTCACCGAGATGGAGGGCGAGGCCGACCGCGTCTCCTGGGTGGTCGTCGGCATCGGTATCAACGCGAACGTCGACCCTGCGGCCCTCCCGAGCGACGCCGACCCGACGAGTCTCGAGGCCGAGCGCGGGAGCCCGGTCGACCGGCGGTCATTCACGCAGCGCGTCCTCGAGGAGTTCGACGCGCTCCGACAGTCGCCCGAGACGGTCGTCGACGCCTGGCGAGAGTACGCGACGACGCTGGGTCGGCGCGTTGGCGTCGAGACACCGAGTGGCACCGTCGAGGGCGAGGCCGTCGATATCGAGTTCCCCGGCGCGCTCGTCGTCGAGACAGATACCGGCCGGGTGACTATCACGGCCGGCGACTGTGACCACCTCCGCCCGGTCTGAGCGCCGAACGGGCGGGAGATGCTGTCCGGACTCCGTCAGTTCGCGGTTTGCACGGCCGACTCGGGGTCGTCGCGCAGCTTGCCGCGGCCGACCGGGACCGTGACGACCGGGACGTGTGACCGCCTGATGACGCGTTCGGCGACGCTACCGAGCAGGAGCCGATCGAGCCCGCCGCGGCCGTGCGTCCCCATGACGATGACGTCACAGTCGGTCTCGACGGCGTACTCCAGTATCTCGTTGGTCGGGTCGCCCTCGACCATCCTGCCCTCGACGACGACCTCCCGCTCGTCGTACGCTTCCAGTTCGTCGAGCGCCAGCTCGCCCTCCTCCCTGAGCATCTGCGTGAGACCCTCCCACGAGTTGTCGGCCGGTAACGCCGAGAAACGGCCGGTGTCGACCACGTAGAGACCGTGGACCGTCGCGCCGTGGGTCTTCGCGAGCGAGACGGCGTGCTCGATGACGTGCTCCATCTCCTCCGAGCCGTCGGTCGGCAGCAGTATCCGGTCGTACATACGTTCCTGTTGGTCAGGTAACAGCATAGGTGTTTGGTGCGTGGTAGCACACGAGACTACGACTCGGGGAGGACCACGCGCTTGACGTCACTCGTCCCTGCCCGCCGGACGACTGCCCGGACGGGGTTCTGCGCGCCAGCCAGGTTGTCCGAATTCCCGTCGAGCACGGTCAGCCGTGCCGGGCGGCCGACTTCGAGGACACCGCAGTCGAGCCCGGCGAGTTCGGCCCCGTTGCCCGTCGCCATGGCCAGGACCTCGTGGGCAGTCAGGTCGTACAGCTTCGCGGTGAACTCCATCTCGCGGAACATCGAGGGACTGTTGAGGAACACGTTGTCAGTCCCGAGCGCGACTGTCGTCCGCTCGATGAGCTCCTCGACGGGCGGGAGGCCCACGTCGGTGACGAGGTTCGAGCGGGGACAGACCGCGACGGGCATCCCGCTGTCTTCAACCCGGTTGAGGTGGAGCGGTTCGGCCTGGACCAGGTGGACGAGGAAGTCGGGGTCCAGGTCGAGCGCCGGGTTGATGTCGGTGGTGTCGACCTCGCCGGCGTGGATGCCGAACAGCTTGTCCGCGCGCCGGGTCGCGCGCCGCTCGCTGGAGAAGTCGGCGTCGTTGGCGCCGCTGGCACCGAACCCGTCTGCGACTTCGAGGACGTCGACGGACTCCCGACCGAGGACGACGCTTTCGAGACGCGAGCCCTCGAGTGCATCGTCCAGTGCACGGACGCCCTCGACGCCGCCCTCGCGGAACTCGACGAACGCGCCGGTCCCCGACTGCTCCATGTAGTCGAGACTCCGTTCCATGGCCGCCACCAGTTCGCTTCGGTCGGCCTCGCGGAGCAGTCGGTGTTTCAGCCCGTCCGGCGGGGCGACGAGTTCCTCGAGACTCAGTCCCTCGCCGGCCTCCTTGGCGATGGAGTCACCGACGTGGGTGTGGGCGTTGACGAACGCCGGGAGGACGATATCGTCGCTGTACACTTCGTCTTCCTCGATCGCGACGATGCGGTCGTCCTCGACGACGACGCGGCCCTCGACCGCGTCGAACGATGGGCCGCGGAGAATCGTCCCTTCGAGTATCATAGCTAGTCCTGAACGGTCGCT
This DNA window, taken from Haloarcula ordinaria, encodes the following:
- a CDS encoding biotin--[acetyl-CoA-carboxylase] ligase: MNETRHRVLEALADGPVSGPALAEALGVSRAAVWKHVEGLRESGFDVESGDDGYRLASVPEFGGAAVAYELGAPFEVEYHDSIPSTNARARDLAAEGATDVVVLADEQTGGRGRLDRAWSSPSGGIWLSLLFRPDAPMAHAPVFTLAAAVAVTRAARGAGVDATIKWPNDVLVDDRKLVGILTEMEGEADRVSWVVVGIGINANVDPAALPSDADPTSLEAERGSPVDRRSFTQRVLEEFDALRQSPETVVDAWREYATTLGRRVGVETPSGTVEGEAVDIEFPGALVVETDTGRVTITAGDCDHLRPV
- a CDS encoding universal stress protein; the encoded protein is MYDRILLPTDGSEEMEHVIEHAVSLAKTHGATVHGLYVVDTGRFSALPADNSWEGLTQMLREEGELALDELEAYDEREVVVEGRMVEGDPTNEILEYAVETDCDVIVMGTHGRGGLDRLLLGSVAERVIRRSHVPVVTVPVGRGKLRDDPESAVQTAN
- a CDS encoding amidohydrolase family protein; translated protein: MILEGTILRGPSFDAVEGRVVVEDDRIVAIEEDEVYSDDIVLPAFVNAHTHVGDSIAKEAGEGLSLEELVAPPDGLKHRLLREADRSELVAAMERSLDYMEQSGTGAFVEFREGGVEGVRALDDALEGSRLESVVLGRESVDVLEVADGFGASGANDADFSSERRATRRADKLFGIHAGEVDTTDINPALDLDPDFLVHLVQAEPLHLNRVEDSGMPVAVCPRSNLVTDVGLPPVEELIERTTVALGTDNVFLNSPSMFREMEFTAKLYDLTAHEVLAMATGNGAELAGLDCGVLEVGRPARLTVLDGNSDNLAGAQNPVRAVVRRAGTSDVKRVVLPES